TTCTTAACTTCAAAAACTTGTAAGATAAACCTTACAAAAATTTAAGAATTATTTTCCTATATAAATTTTTATTATGCAATTAAAGTTTAACACTTTTTAATTAAATGAAATCTTAATCATTTAATTTTATTATATATTATTTTGAAGTAGAGCTAAAATCTATCTTAGTTCGGGGGCACATTCGGGGGAGTTGTGCCCTTTATATTTTAAACAATTTTAAAATATGTTTTAAATATTATTTTATTTCATCCTTCCATTACATTTTAGAGAATTAGGTAAAAATTTTTCTCTATCAAAACTTTTCAAACTATCCTCCGTCCTAATTTATGAAATAACAGAAATTTAATTTTTACATAAATGGAGGAAGCCATGAAGAACTTTAGTAAATTATTTCTAATTGTTCTAACTTTCCTTTTCACTACTGCAAATTTTGGTTTTACAAAAGAGAAATATCAACAAATTGAAGATAATTTAATTGTTGGCATTAATACCGATAACAGAGGTCTTCAAATTAGCTGCGCCTTTTTCTTAGGCGAATTCAAATCTGAGCGCGCCGTTATTCCTTTATTAAGAATGTTGAAAAGCGGAATTACCGAAGAGGAAAGAATTATTGCAGCACTTTCCTTATCAAAAATAAAATCTGAGAAAGGAATGTTTGCCGTAAAGCAAAGAATTAAATATGATGAAAGCGAACGAGTTCAAAAATTATGTGCAAAATTCTATAATTGCTTTTTAGCAAATCAGAAAAAATCTGAAATAATTGTTGAACCTTTTGAAGTTGTAAATTTGAATTTAGAGTATAACGGTGTAAAGTTAGCAGATTTTATAAAATAAACATTTTTGAAAATTAAATGAACGGTTGTTTCTATTCTAAACTTGAAAAACAACCGTTCACTCCCCTAATAAAACTAACGGAAAGAATAATCAATTCCTAAATCTAAAGCACTGTAACTTAAATTTCCGAAACCCATACGAATACTAAAAGCCATTTGTTTATTTAGCCAATATCGCATTCCGGCTTGAACGCCAAACCACATTCCGCCTTTATCAACTTCATTTACAATTGCATTTTCCGTTAAAATTTGTCTGTTAACATCATTAAAATCATAAGCAATTATTACACCAGCCCAAGGATCAAATTTTGGATCTTTTAATTTAAAATGATAATTTGTTTGAAAACCAAACAAAATATTTGAATAACTCCATTCAACATCCGGAAAGGTTTCTGTATAACTCCATGATCTAAAAATTCCGCCTATTCCCATTTTTCCAATATTAGAATTTTCCGAATTTTCCAAATCAATTCCGAATTCATGATTTATTCCCAATTGGACAGTAGAACCAAGAAAAGAAAAACCTAATGATGGCCCGGATGTATGTAAATTTGACTGAAACTGACAAAAAATATTTGACGAAATAAAAAGTAAAATAAATATTTTTTTTACGACCATCAAAATTCTCAAATGCTTAGGTTTTCAACTGCCAAAATAAAAAAATTAAATCATTTTTTTACTACTTATACATTAAAAGTTTTAATGCGAATGACACGAACCTTCTTCATTAATTTCTAAAGTTCCTTCAAAAAGTTTTATTGCTGCATCTTCCGCCAATTCTTCATTTGTAAAAATCAATTGTTTACCGTTATTTGTAAAATCTTCTTGTAATCTCCAGCCGGCAGAAGTACAAATTAAATGTGAACAATCTTTCAATCCACTTAAAAGATTTCCATGCGTAGAATTGTGTTCATGTTCATTAGAATGATGGTGATGATTGCCATGATGATGATTAGTAAAATTATTTTCTCGATTTTCTTTATTAGCAATTTTTCCGTCTTTAATTTCAAAAACTACAAATCCATTACATCTTCCAACATGTCCGGTAACTGTTTTAAAATCATCTGTTGCAACTGCGATTTTCATTTTTCCCTCAATTTTAATTATTAATTTTTATTGCTTTGCCAAATATTATGCTTTCTGCCAATTTGTTTCTTGCACTTTTAATTATTCTACCAAATGTAGCTCGAGACACATTCATTCTTTCAGCAGCATCTTCATGTGAAAGATTTTCATAATCTGCCAAATTTATTGCTTCAAATTCATCTTTCTCAAGAATTAATTCATCTAAAAATCTCAACGGAATTCCCTGAGGTTTATAGTATGTTGCTGTAGGATTACAACATGTAATTCGATTTTTTTTTGGTCTAGGCATTTAACTATTATGAGCATATGCTCATAATAAAAATATGAAAAAATATATTCCTTTACAACGAATAAATATTTCTAAAAATTAAAATAAATCAACTACAGAATTTATTTTATAGGTTGGGTGAAATTTTGAAATATGCAAAATATCTTTCGAAACACCGGTTTTAACTAAAGCTGTATCCATTCCAAATTTATTTCCCATTGCAATATCTGTTTCCAATCTATCTCCAATTATAATACAACCTTTAAGTGGAAGATTTATAAGATTTACAATTTCGTTGAACATAAATTTTGATGGCTTGCCAAAATGTTTTTGCAGTTTTCTGTTCGTACGTTTTTCAAGTGCAGAAATTGTTGCACCGGCATCTAAAATTTCTCCGCCATCAATAGGACAAGTATTATCAATATTTGCGGCAAAAAATTTGGCTCCGTTAACAAGAGCTTGTCCGGCAATTTCTAACTTTTTATAATTTAAAGTTCTATCTAGAGTTATAATTATAATTTCAATTTTATTTGGATTATCACAAAATTCTAATCCGGCCGATTCAATTTCCATTATAAATTTTTTTTCAGCAATTGCGTAAAACTTTTTACCATAATAATTATTTGCTAAATATTTTTTAATAATTAAAGTTGAAGTTACAAATTGATTTTTATTAACCTTAAATCCGTGAGATAAAAGAAAATTGTAGTAATCCTCAACACTTCCTGTAGTTTTGTTTGATATGAAAAGAATGTTTTTATTTAATGATTTTAAACGATTTATAACTTTTGCGGAATTAGGAATTATTTTATCTTCAAGATAAATAGTGCCATCCAAATCAAAAATAAATCCGTCATATTTTTCAATAAAGTTCATAGATTTATAAATTATTTTTCCAATGTTGATTAATTATTCTAAAACATTCATTCAAACTTTTGGGAATATAATTTAATTCAGTTTGTGCTTTTAAATTTAATAATCCGGAATTTAGAGGACGCAAAGCCGGTTGTTTTAATTCCTTTGTTAAAATTGGTTCAACAAGTGAAAAATCTAGATTAAAATATTCCGCAATTCTTTTTGTAAATTCAAATCTATGTAAAAATTCACTTCCGCCAATATTAAATAATCCGGTTTTTCCGGAATCACAAATTCCTGTAATCGCAGAAGCTAAATCATCAATAAAAGTGGGATTATTAATCTGATCTGTAACAATTTTAATATTTTGATTTTTAGAAAGTGAATCAAAAACCCATTTAACAAAATCCGGTCTACCGAATTTTGTTGCACCGAATAAAACATTTGTCCGCAAAATTGTACTTTTTATATCAAACTTTTTTATGACATTTTCACCAGCTAATTTACTTCTTCCATAGTAACTAATTGGATTGGGTAAATCTTCTTCTGAGTATGGTCCTTCTTTTCCATCAAAAACATAATCAGTTGAAATATGAATTAAATGAGCATTACTTGGTACAGAATATTTTGCTAAATATTCAACTCCGTTAACATTAATATTCCAAGCTAGTTCTTTTTCAGTTTCGCATTTATCAACATTTGTATAAGCCGCTGTATTTATAATAAAATCCGGATAGAAATTCATTACCAAATTTTTAACATCCTTCTTATTAGAAATATCCAATTTACTATAATTGATTTCCCCAAAAAATGAAGCGTCCTCTGCTGAAGCTAAAAATAATTCGACATCGCTGCGAAATTTTAATATTTCAACAACACTTTGTCCTAACATTCCATTGGAGCCAATCAGCAAAATTCTCTTTTTTATCATTTTATAAAATTCTTTGTTCAAAAAATTATTTTTCAAATATACTTATAATAAAATAAAATGGAATAAATTTGTATTTTCAATTAGTAATTATTTGTTGTAATGTTATAATATTTACTCAAAATAAATTTGAAAGTTATTTTATGAAAATTGGAATTACATGCTATCCTACTTACGGCGGAAGCGGAGTTGTGGCAACGGAATTAGGCAAGGAATTAGCATCGCTTGGATATGAAGTTCATTTTATAAGCTATGCACTTCCACATCGTTTAACTCAATTTGTAGAAAATATTTATTATCATGAAGTTGAAGTTAGTAATTATCCACTTTTTGAACATCAGCTTTACAGTTTAGCATTAACAAGTAAAATGCTGGAAGTAATTGAATATGAACAATTAGATTTGCTTCATGTTCACTATGCAATTCCTCATGCAACAAGTGCATATTTGGCAAAACAAATTTTAAAGAAAAACGGTTCCGATATAAAAATTGTTACAACTCTTCACGGAACTGATATTACTTTGGTTGGATTGGAACCTTCATTTTTACCATTAATGAAATTAAGCATTGAAGAAAGTGACGGTGTTACAGCCGTTTCAAGATTTTTAAAGGAAAAAACGTTAACAAATTATCACATAGAAAAAGATATAGAAGTTATCTACAATTTTATTGATACTGAAATTTTTAAACCCGTTTGTAATAAGCAATTTAAAGATCATGTTGCACCAAATGGAGAAAAAATATTAATTCATACTTCTAATTTCAGACCAGTAAAAAGAGTAAGTGACACAATTAGAATTTTAGAAAAAGTAAATAAAAAAATTCCAACTAAATTAATTCTAATTGGTGATGGTCCTGATAGATCTGAATGTGAAAGATTAACTCGCGAATTAAAGCTAGAACACAATGTTTTAT
The nucleotide sequence above comes from Ignavibacteriota bacterium. Encoded proteins:
- a CDS encoding iron-molybdenum cofactor biosynthesis protein, which codes for MKIAVATDDFKTVTGHVGRCNGFVVFEIKDGKIANKENRENNFTNHHHGNHHHHSNEHEHNSTHGNLLSGLKDCSHLICTSAGWRLQEDFTNNGKQLIFTNEELAEDAAIKLFEGTLEINEEGSCHSH
- a CDS encoding DUF134 domain-containing protein, with protein sequence MPRPKKNRITCCNPTATYYKPQGIPLRFLDELILEKDEFEAINLADYENLSHEDAAERMNVSRATFGRIIKSARNKLAESIIFGKAIKINN
- a CDS encoding HAD-IIA family hydrolase — its product is MNFIEKYDGFIFDLDGTIYLEDKIIPNSAKVINRLKSLNKNILFISNKTTGSVEDYYNFLLSHGFKVNKNQFVTSTLIIKKYLANNYYGKKFYAIAEKKFIMEIESAGLEFCDNPNKIEIIIITLDRTLNYKKLEIAGQALVNGAKFFAANIDNTCPIDGGEILDAGATISALEKRTNRKLQKHFGKPSKFMFNEIVNLINLPLKGCIIIGDRLETDIAMGNKFGMDTALVKTGVSKDILHISKFHPTYKINSVVDLF
- the rfbD gene encoding dTDP-4-dehydrorhamnose reductase, encoding MIKKRILLIGSNGMLGQSVVEILKFRSDVELFLASAEDASFFGEINYSKLDISNKKDVKNLVMNFYPDFIINTAAYTNVDKCETEKELAWNINVNGVEYLAKYSVPSNAHLIHISTDYVFDGKEGPYSEEDLPNPISYYGRSKLAGENVIKKFDIKSTILRTNVLFGATKFGRPDFVKWVFDSLSKNQNIKIVTDQINNPTFIDDLASAITGICDSGKTGLFNIGGSEFLHRFEFTKRIAEYFNLDFSLVEPILTKELKQPALRPLNSGLLNLKAQTELNYIPKSLNECFRIINQHWKNNL
- the bshA gene encoding N-acetyl-alpha-D-glucosaminyl L-malate synthase BshA — protein: MKIGITCYPTYGGSGVVATELGKELASLGYEVHFISYALPHRLTQFVENIYYHEVEVSNYPLFEHQLYSLALTSKMLEVIEYEQLDLLHVHYAIPHATSAYLAKQILKKNGSDIKIVTTLHGTDITLVGLEPSFLPLMKLSIEESDGVTAVSRFLKEKTLTNYHIEKDIEVIYNFIDTEIFKPVCNKQFKDHVAPNGEKILIHTSNFRPVKRVSDTIRILEKVNKKIPTKLILIGDGPDRSECERLTRELKLEHNVLFLGKQDGLENLLSVADIFLLPSQQESFGLSALEAMACGVPVIGSSVGGLPELIIHNTTGFIAEFGDVDRMAKYALELLTNKKKFNSFSKNSRKRSENYFEKKLIVPQYIRYYEKILNQ